The genome window GTGGTATGACTTtgcgaaaaaaaaattataaatttatgatacagataaaaaatcatatataataaaataaaaaaataaattattacatATCATACTATAAATCATATTTATACCCTAAATGTACTAAATGTATGAGATCATATCTATAGTATTATTTTCTCGGCTCCTATCTCATTCTCCTCTTAGGAAGCAAAATTTACAGGACCCAAACCTATAGAAGATCCTCTTCATTGTGATGATATGTGTTCATTCTCACTATTTTCTCTTCAGTTCAGCCAttggataaaaaaatagatagtgTAGATAGAATCTCACGAGAGACTTTCTAAACAGTATCCTGTAAAAATTACTTCCATCCTCCTGTGTCACGTGAGTGGCTTTTTGAAATGGAAATGATTTCAATGCAGAGGGAAAGGAACAATTGAGCAGTGCTTCCTTTAATTCTTTGGAAAGGAGCAATTTTGTTAGGCAGTAAAATTGTGCTCCTGAAATGATGTAGGTGAGCGTTAATTCTCATTAATGTTGAGAAATTTGTCTTCATGACGCTGAAAGAGTGTGACTTTGTCTCTAGACACTGTTACGTTCGATTTCGATTGTAGGACATTGCAAATGTGTGTTTTTGCCCGTAGGACACTAGAGGATGGACAATATGCCTCGTTCTGCTGCATTTGCTTTCTACAGTTTAGCATGACGGTCATGACATCAGACCATGTTAACAAAATCTCCTCGCAAACTTACAAATGGCAGACAGTATCAAATTAGACAACTGCGTTATCTAGGATGGCAATTGCCAATAGGGAGGTGTAAAATGTCAACATGAACAAAGCGAACAAGACTAGAACAGGCAATGCCATCCTGCCAGCAAGTAAACAGAACTGATAAGAATTCATTATTTATTATCATCATCCACAGACAACCACCAACAATCCCTCCAAGACATGCAGGCCGATGAGTGCCATTCTATGACCATTTTAACATAGTGCTTACAAACATCTATGCAGTACTATACCACAAACTTAATATCAAATAAATAACTATGGACAACGAAGCTCATGGCGTGCAAAAGGAGACGAGTTGGCCAGACCGAAAACCCTTTTGTTTCCTCTATCATCTCGCTGTTTTCGTGAACCGTACTTGCAATGTGATCATGTGATGTTGCTAGACATGATGTATCCAATGCCAACCACAACGTTTATGTGTATCTGATTACTACCTTCGATGTGGTTTGATATTCCCCGGCTGCCATCCAAGTTCCCGAGCCCTTTGCTCCCACAAAGCAGTCAATTTCCTTTGGCCGACCAATGCTTCAGCTGACTTTTCCCTAGCTTCTTCACATGTATCCATACCGGAGCTGCATTTGTCAGCCTCCTTTTGATACTGTGAAGCTAATTTTTTGGCCTCCAGCAATTTTACATCAGCTTGTCGCTGAGCTTGTGTTGCCTCCTCTTCTCTTTGCCTCAGTTCTTCTATGAGTAGCTCTGTGAAACTCTTTTCTGTTTCTTCACCAGATGCACGACTCCTAACCCCATTGAATTGTTTAGCACAGTCTGGGAAACATAAAAGAAAGGAGTGACAATCAGTTATAAGCACATTAACTGGTCAATTGCAAAACATGGTTAGAGAAGATAAGTGTCCATGGGTGCTCCATTGCCATTTTAGTCATAATCACAGACATAGCAAAGTACCAATGTTTCTTGATAAGATAATTCAAATCTATCACGGAGTAAGAAGAAAGATCTATATTGGCGTATGCTTATGTCTGGCTCTCAGTGTTACTTGGAGACATTGGGTGAATCAAAATCCACatacaacaaaaaggaaacaaagaaCCTAAGGCCATGTTTGTttcctgcttctgcttctgcttctactgctgccagaagccagaagccagatcAAACGGgattctggagaagtggcttctgaaGAAGCCAGAAGCTTGCTTC of Phragmites australis chromosome 3, lpPhrAust1.1, whole genome shotgun sequence contains these proteins:
- the LOC133913442 gene encoding uncharacterized protein LOC133913442; translation: MAGAGASSAWGPSPALVTALVALLGLGLAAYIVGPQLYWHAADALTAAGACPACDCDCDARPLLALPEDCAKQFNGVRSRASGEETEKSFTELLIEELRQREEEATQAQRQADVKLLEAKKLASQYQKEADKCSSGMDTCEEAREKSAEALVGQRKLTALWEQRARELGWQPGNIKPHRR